The genomic segment TCATAAAATGCTGGCTTTTAGCGGATTAAGTCACTACTCGTTCCAATCCTCAGTCACGTGTCTGGATGATGACAACGTTCCAAGATCCAGCACTTTATAAACCCCCGGCCGTTATGGGCAAGCAGACCGAACACCTGTAAAATCAAGACTTGTTGCGCTAGAAATTTGAAGCCGCCCCATAAAGTATTAAACTAGAATGAAGGCAGTTAATAAAACTTAGCTGAAAAACAAATAACATTAAATTAAACAAATTTTAGATGCCAATACTTACCATCATTTTAATAGCTACAATTACTGTAACAACGATATATGCATTTAATCATTCAGATTTCTATGTTAAATACTCATTTAACGTTGGTGCAATAAAGAACAAGAAGGAATACTATCGGATAATCTCCTCTGCATTCATCCATGTAGATTATACCCACCTTGTTTTTAATATGGTTACTTTATTTTCTTTTGCTGAATATGTTGAAATAGAATACTCTTTTATCGTTATTTTTCTATCATTCTTGTTTAGTGTAATAGGTGGAGGAGTATTTAGTCTTATTAATAATTGGAAAAACGATTATTATTCAGCAGTTGGGGCATCAGGAGGAGTTTGCGGAATTATTTATTCCTCAATATTTCTTATGGAAAGTGGAAGTGTATATATAATGTTTATTCCCATTCCTGTTCC from the Methanofastidiosum sp. genome contains:
- a CDS encoding rhomboid family intramembrane serine protease, which produces MPILTIILIATITVTTIYAFNHSDFYVKYSFNVGAIKNKKEYYRIISSAFIHVDYTHLVFNMVTLFSFAEYVEIEYSFIVIFLSFLFSVIGGGVFSLINNWKNDYYSAVGASGGVCGIIYSSIFLMESGSVYIMFIPIPVPDYVYAVSFILVSHYLMKKGIDNIGHDAHLGGAFTGVIYAICVIPWVFMQEIHLILSMFLPFVVLYLYDRYFV